A window of Candidatus Rokuibacteriota bacterium genomic DNA:
GCGTCAAGATGGTCCTCGCGGGCGCCGCGCCGCTGACCGAGGAGGAGATCCAGGGTCTCCTGGCGACGATCACGAGCGGAGGCTTCGAGCGCGGCGGCGGCGCGCGGACCATGCGGAACCCCCGCACGGAGTACTTCGACGCCATCACCTCGAGCGTGACGCTCTCGCGCCGGCTGAAGGTCGTGGTCGATGCCGGCAACGGCATCGCGGGCAGCTTCGCCCCCGAGCTGCTGCGCCGGCTGGGCTCTGAGGTGATCGAGCTCTACTGCGAGTCCGACGGCACCTTCCCCAACCACCTGCCCGATCCCGAGATGGAGGAGAACACGCGCGACCTCGTCGCCAAGGTGCTCGAGACGCGCGCGGACATCGGGCTCGCCTACGACGGCGACGCCGACCGCGTGGGCGTCGTGGACGAGCGCGGCCGCCGCCATGAGGCCGACCTCATCCTGGCGCTCCTGGCCCGAGACCTCCTGACCCGCCATCCCGGCGCGCAGGTGGTCTTCGACGTCAAGTCCTCCCAGGCGCTCGTGGACGACGTGCGGGCCCACGGCGGCAAGCCCGTCATGTGGAAGACGGGCCACTCCCACCTCAAGCGCAAGATGCGCGAGGACGGGATCCTGCTGGGCGGCGAGGTCTCGGGGCACATGTTCTTCGGCGAGAACTGGTACGGCGTGGACGACGGCATCCTGGCGTCGTGCAAGATCCTCGAGCTGATGGCGCGCGACCCGCGGCCGGTCTCCGCCCACTTCGACACCCTGCCGCATTTCCACTCGACGCCGGAGCTGAAGGCCTCCTGCCCGGACGACAGGAAGTTCGCCGTGATCGCCGAGCTTACCGCCGAGTTCAAGCGGCGCTACGAGATCATCGAGATCGACGGCGCGCGCATCCTCTTCCCCGACGGGTGGGGGCTCGTGCGCGCGTCCAACACCAACCCATACCTGACCCTGCGCTTCGAGGGCCGGA
This region includes:
- a CDS encoding phosphomannomutase/phosphoglucomutase, which codes for MTDINPFIFRAYDVRGKVGIDITPEVFAEVGRAYGTLVRRRGGRAVALGMDNRTTSPPLKEAFAAGMLSTGLDVVDIGVNHTPLLYFAVAHWKLDGGATVTGSHNPVSDNGVKMVLAGAAPLTEEEIQGLLATITSGGFERGGGARTMRNPRTEYFDAITSSVTLSRRLKVVVDAGNGIAGSFAPELLRRLGSEVIELYCESDGTFPNHLPDPEMEENTRDLVAKVLETRADIGLAYDGDADRVGVVDERGRRHEADLILALLARDLLTRHPGAQVVFDVKSSQALVDDVRAHGGKPVMWKTGHSHLKRKMREDGILLGGEVSGHMFFGENWYGVDDGILASCKILELMARDPRPVSAHFDTLPHFHSTPELKASCPDDRKFAVIAELTAEFKRRYEIIEIDGARILFPDGWGLVRASNTNPYLTLRFEGRSAEAVERMKAEVFDALRRYPFVTLPT